One Sulfurimonas sp. HSL-3221 genomic window, ACCAGGGCGATGACGGCCAGGAGCATCGGCGTCATGGCGGCGAGGGAGCGCAGGGCCTTGCTAAAGGCCTCTTTGGCGCGGGAGTGTTCTTTCATACTGTGATTGTATCGAAACCCCTTCCCCAAATGGGGTCACGACTGCTCTTTTTCTCGGCGTGCGATCTCGTCGACGTTGAGGCGGACGAAGCGGTAGCTGACGTAGATGATCAGCGGCCAGGATGCAAACCAGATGAGTGAAGATGTGTAGTCCATACCGTACTCCTTAATAGTTGTGCGCGTCGGGCGCGGTGATCTCTTCTTCGGTGATCTTGACCCGGTCCATCTGCCGCCACGCGTAGGCGATGTAGGCGAGGACGAAGGGCACCATCAGCGAGACGTAACTCATCACGGTCAGCGTGTAGTGGCTGCCGGAGGCATTCTCGATGGTGAGCGAGTGCTGGATGTCGTGCGTCGAGGGGTAGAAGGCCGTGCCGTTAAACCCGACGGCGAGCAGCACCGCCATAACCGTCAGCACGATCCCGACCCCGTTGGTCCAGGCGCAGCAGCCTTTGCCGCGGAAGACCGTGTTGAAGACGGAGAGCAGGACCATGACGACCCCTGCGAGGAACATGATGCCCACAACGGGCATTTCGATGAAGTTCCAGAAGTATTTGTGCGGTACCATCGACACCGTTTTGGTGGCGGCGTCGTAGGCGAAGCCGTCTTTGAGGAAAACCCAGGCGACGAAACCGAGGAAGAAGGGCAGGAACCAGACGATGTTACGCTTGATCATCATACGCGCCTTGGCTTCGATCGGCGCATGGTCGATGCTCGAGATGAAATACATCCCCGCCGCGATCCGCACGAGGAAGAGCAGGGCGAAGCCCAGCAGGTAGTTCATGGGGTTCAGCAGCGCTTCAAGGCCCCGCGCAGCCCCCTGCCAGTGGACGAAGTTGCTCTCATCGAGGGCGAAATCCGCACCGCTGAAGAAGGTGCTGATGGCGATGCCGAGCAGCACGACGCCGAGGCTGCCGTTGATGTAGAGGAACGCTTCGTAGGTCTTCTGCCCCAGGACGTTGTCGGGTTTCTTGCGGTACTCGTAGCTGACCGCCTGGATGATAAAACAGAAGAGGATAACCATCCAGACCCAGTACGCCCCGCCGAAGCTCGTGGCGTAAAAGAGCGGGAAGGCGGCAAAGAGCGCCCCGCCGAAAAGGACCAGGGTCGTGAAGCCGAGCTCCCACTTGCGCCCGAGGGAGTTGACGAGCATCGTCTTTTCCGTTTCGTTGTCGCTGAGCTGACTCAGGAGGGTCTGGCCCCCCTGGATAAACATGATATAGACAAAGAGTCCGCCCAGCAGGCTGATGATGATCCACCAGTACTGCTGGAGTTGAAGGAGTGTAAGTTGCTCAAACATCAGTGGTGTCCTCCGTCGGGTCCGATTTTGATCTGGCGGAGCATGATCTTGATCTCCGCGACGAGCAGCGCTGTAAAGAGCGCCGCGAACATCCAGAAGGTCGTCTGGACGCTGCTGCTCGAGATGTCCGTCATCGCGATGCCGACGGGCAGCAGGTCCTGCACGGCCCAGGGCTGGCGGCCGACCTCGGCGACGATCCAGCCCGCTTCGGCGGCGATGTAGCCCAGCGGGATCGACCAGATGGCGAGCCAGAGCAGTTTGCGGAATCGGGTGATCTCGTTGGCCATCGTCAGGTAGAGCAGGACAAGGAAGAGCAGGATGAACCAGCTGCCCAGTCCCACCATGACGTGGAAACTGTAGAAGGTCAGCGCGATCGGCGGGACGATATCTTCGGGTTTCTCGAGGTAACCGTAGCCGAAATCAGCGATGTTTGCTTCGAGCACCGTGCGGGCTTCGGCCGCAGCAGTGTCATCGCCCGCTTTTACGGCCGCTTTGTACTCCTTGAACGCCGCAACCGCTGTCTTGCCGCGCTCAATCCGCGCCTGCGCCGGTTCGATGCCGTGCTTCTCGTTGCCGTAGACGAGGTCGTCGAGGCCCGGCACGAAGGCGTCGATATCGTGGTAGCCCAGGAAAGAGAGGGCGTAGGGGATTTCGATGTCGCCGTAAAACTCGTGGCGGTCGTCGCCCAGCTCTTTGTCGATGTTGAGGATGCCGAAGGCGATGATGCCCGCGCGGGTCTCGCCTTTGTAGAGCCCCTCCATGGCGGCCAGTTTGACCGGCTGTTTCTGCGCGACGTTATAGGCGCTCTCATCCCCGCTCAGTGCGAGGAAAAGCGAAACAAGCAGGCCGAAAGAGGCGCCGACGACCATGCTGCGCTTTGCGATCAGCACGTCGCGGTTCTTCAGCAGGTACCAGCCGGAGATTCCGACGACGAAGAGCCCGGCGATGACGTAGCCGCTGCTGATGGTGTGCAAGAACTTCGACATCGCAACCGGGGAGAGAATGACATCCCAGAAGGAGGCCATCTCGTTACGGGCGGTGTCGGGGTTGAAGGCCATGCCGACGGGGTACTGCATCCAGCCGTTGGCGACAAGGATCCAGAGGGCGGAGAGGTTCGAACCGACGGCGACGAGCCAGGTGGAGAGGAGGTGGAACCCTTTGCTCACCTTCTCCCAGCCGAAGAACATGACGGCGAAGAAGGTCGACTCCATAAAGAAGGCGAGGATCCCCTCGACCGCCAGGGGCGCGCCGAAGATGTCGCCGACGAACCAGGAGTAGTTGGCCCAGTTTGTCCCGAACTCGAACTCCATGATCAGCCCCGTGGCGACGCCGACGGCGAAGTTGATGGCAAAGAGGGTCATCCAGAACTTCGTCGCCCGCTTCCACTGCGGGTCGTTCGTGCGGACATAGAGCGTCTCCATGATCGCGACGATAAACGAGAGTCCCAGGGTGAGCGGGACGAACAGGAAGTGGTAGATCGCCGTCAGGGCAAACTGGGCCCGTGCCCAGTCAACGCTTGCGGCCGTTTCATACAGCATTAATTATCCTTTTCATTTTCATTTTTGTCCTGTTCTCGACACGCCTCTCCCCTTCTGGGGTGCAGAGTATTATAGTATCGAATAAACTACTGGGGGGTTACGGTGTGCCCGTCAGCTGTCGGCTGACATACTCCTGCCGCGCTTCGTCACTGTCGAAGCGGCTCTGCAGGGTATCGTTGAAAAAGAGCAGCTTGATTACGCCGAAAAGAATGAGAAGCTTGACGGCCACGACGGTCCAGAGCGTACGGCCAAGCCGCATGGCGCTGAAACCGTCCCGGTAAAAACGGTAAATGGCTGAAAGCTTCATGATCTCATCCTTGCTCAGTGGGTGGAACAGGTCCCTTTGCCGCCGAGGGCGCCGAGGGCGTTACGCATCAGGCGTTCGACGGAGTCGCGTACCGTCGGCGATTCGCGGTCGACATAGACGGTGAGGCCCGCCTGTTCAAACCCTTTGGCCGGGGAGCCGCCGATACCCGAAACGACCAGCGCGTCCGGGTGCAGGGCCATGATATTGGCGACGGCGTTGCCGCAGCCGCCGGCATCGTGGCCTGGGTTGACGATACCTTCGACATCCATTATACGATTATTTTCGACGGTGACGAGGGTGTAGTACTTGGCCTTGCCGAAGTGCGCCCCGCGGCGGGAGAGGAATCCCATGTCTTCATCGGTCGGGAATACGATTTTCATGCTGCTTTCTCCTCTAGATAGTTTTTGACGGCTTCATCGGCGGTTTCGCCGTGTTTCTCGCGGATCTTCTTGACGGTGATGCCGGCGCGGTCGACCGCCTCTTTCATATGCGTTCCGATCATGCGTACGAGCATCATCTCGACACCGGCGAGGTTGGAGAGGCTCTTGCCGTGTCCCTTGATATGCTCCTCGTCTTCGGCGTGGTGATGCCCGTGATGGCCGTCGTGGTCCTCATGGTCATGGTGATCGAGATGGTCGTCGTGGGCATGCCCGCTTTGCGGCGCCTCGACGATCCGCTCGAAGACGGTGTCGTCGAAGAGGGCGTAGTAGGGGGCCTGCCCCGTGCGTTTGACGATTTTGAGGTTTTCACCCTCTACGGGGATGGCGATTTTCATTTTGATTCCTTTATCGGTGCGTTTTTTGTCGTATCGGAAGTTGCGAGCGCGACGATGCCCCCTTTGAGCACCTGTACGTTCTTGATCCCGATCATTTTCAGCCCCATGGCCGCCATCGTTGCCCGCGTACCGGAGTAGCAGACAAGGATGATCGGGCGGTCCGTGGGGAGGGCGTCGAGGTTCGTTTTTTCGAACAGGTGCTCGACGGGGACGTGTCTGGAACCTGCAGTGCCCAGACCGACGACGGAGGCTTCCCCTTCGGTCCGGATATCGAGCAGGAGCATCGGTTTGGCTTCGCGCAGCATCTTCATGACGTCGTCGGCCTTGACGAAGAGCGTCGAGTTGGCGCACGCCTTGTGGGTCATGTGGGAGAAGAAGCCGTCAAACTCGGCGGCTTTCGCGGCGTCGTAGGCGAAAGCGGAAGCGGCCAGTGCGCTCAGTGCGATCAGGGAGATCACTGTTTTTCTCATGCGGTTTTTCCTTTGTATCGTGCCGGTCTCAGCGGCCGCTGTGGGCGTAGTGTGCTTCGATCAGCGCCGTGACGCTGGTGTCGAGGATATAGACATTGGCATAGCCCATCATCTCGAGGTAGGCCATGACGCGGTTGCCGAACCACCCTTTGACGCAGGCGGTGATAATCGGGGTCGTTTTGTCTTCGGGCAGCAGGTCCAGGGAGGCGGCAAAAGCCGGGTAGGGCGTGTAATGGGCATTTTTGATCCCCGCTTCCTGGGCATTTTCGCCCTCCACCTTCGCCGGCGGCCGGACGTCAAAGAGCACGGCACCGGCGTCCATCAGCAGTTCCCGCGCTTTGTGCAGGTCGATATGGCCGAGGTTCTCTTTGGCGACGTCGTTGGCGATAATGGATGCCAGACGCTCATTGAAATTCTCATTCATTTTTACTCCTTATGAAAATAATCTGTCAGCATTATAATACTTGACGATTAAACTAAAATAAAAATATAGTTTTATCGTCAGACGAGAATCGTTTACGGTTGCAGTGAAAAGAGCTGATATATGGCAGTATCAGCCGTAGTAGGCGGAAAAGAGGGTGTAGAGTTCGGGGTAGTGCTGCTCGAAAGCGTCGGGCTGCATAAAGTAGCGCTCGGAAGCGACGGCAAAAAACTCGGCCATGTCCGTGGCGGCATAAGTACCGAGGAGCTGCTGCTTTTCGTTCAGGTGCCCGTGCTCCGTGGCGGCCGCGAGGTGTTTGAACTCCCGCGCCATGACGTGCTCCCATTTGGGGGCGCTCTCTTTGGGCAGCAGCGGAACGCCGTCGGTCAGCCCGTCCTCGAAGTCGAGGAGATGGGCGAATTCGTGAATGACGACGTTGTACTCGGAGGGGTGGTAGGCCTCGGCTTCCACGTCGGGCCAGGCAAGGACGACGGTATCGTGGGAGGATTGCCCGTCAAGCACCGCACGTTGTTCCGAAACGATCCCGCCGTGTTCATGGTACTCATCGACAAGGAAACCGTCCGCGTAAATGATGATGCCCTCCAGCGTCGGGTAGTCGTAGGATTCGGGCCGGTGCCGCACGATCATACAGGCGTAAAAGGCGATGACGGCTTTCATCTCCTCCGTCACCTCAAGCCCGACACCGCTGAAGGGTTTCGTATAGACAAAACGCAGGACGGCACGTTCGATACGCCGGCGCTCCTCTTCGCTGAGCTGAGGATAGTGAACGGTCCGTTCCAGGTAACGGCGCCACTCCTCGGGAAAAGGCATGGTGCGCAGCGTCTCCAGGAGCCTGTTGCGGCGGCGTGCGCGAACATAGACAATGGAGGCCCAGAGCACGAACAGTAAAAAGAAGATGGATAAAAGCGCGAGAGGATACGTCATAGTATGCGCCCATTCGTTGGAGCAAACGGCCAACACTCCAGGGAGGCCGTCTGATAGTGCAATCTTAACACAGCTTGCTTAGGAGGTTCTGAGGGGTGCAGGGCCTTTGCAGAGGGTTTAAGCATCGGCGGGAGAACGCAGGTCGATAAGGCGCGCATCCGGGATCCGTGTGCGGATGATCCAGCCGGCGAGGTCGAACCATGCGACCCCGCTGGCGAGGATCTCCGAATCGGCGGTGACGGCGACGCCGCCGCACCGTTTCACTTTGGCGTCGACCTCGTCGGCCGTGAGCGCCTCCATTGGGACCGAGAGCCTGTGTGCGGTATCGTTGACGAGGGCGGCGACCCTGCCGCTGTTGGAAACGGGGCGGTCGAAGAGCCACAGCACCTCGGCGACCCCGGCCTCTTTGAGCGCAGTGGCGGCGACGGTGATGGCCTCCTCGGTTTCAGCCCGAAGAGCGTAGGCGCCGTGGATATTGGCGATGTCGCGGTAGCAGCCGTCTGTCCCGATGAGGATGATGCCTCCGCCCAGCGCCGTTTCGAGGGTAATCAGCAGGTTGAAACCGTCGATGCAGAGCGCTTTGCCCCGCAGCGTCTCGAAGGCCAGGGGGGAGTGTCTCGGTGCGCCGTCGCCGGCGGTATGCACGATGGCGAGCCGTTCACGCTCGACGAGCTGAAAATGGTTGCCGACCAGAACGAGGGCCGCCTTGGTGCTGTAGCCGCGCTGCAGCAGCCACGAGAGGTCGCCGACGGCCTGCCGCAGCACGGCAAGCCGCTTCGGATCGAAAAAGAGGGTGTCTTCGGGGGCCAATCCACGGTGTTTGCGCATTCAGGGGTACCTCCAGAAACCCTATATTGTACTATACTATGCGTATGAAACTGACCTTCCTTGGAACAAGCGCGGGAAAACCGACGAAGGAGCGCAACGTCACGGCGCTGGCGCTGCAGATGGAGCAGGAGCCGCAATGGTACCTCTTCGACTGCGGGGAGGGGACCCAGCACCAACTGCTGCGCACGCGCCCCTCCGTCGGAAAACTGGCCGCGATCTTCATCACCCATATGCACGGCGACCACATCTTCGGGCTGCCGGGCCTGCTGGCATCAAAGCGGATGGACAGGGCCTTCCGTCCGCTGCGCATTTACGGGCCCAAAGGGATCGCCGCATTCATCAACTGCTTTACGGACACCGACGCCGACTACCTTGGGTACGACCTGCAGATCATCGAGTACACGCCGGGGGATCAGTTTATCTTTGAGCGTTTCCGCGTCACTGTTATGCCGTTGGTGCACTCCATCGAGAGTCACGGCTTCTTGGTCAAAGAGAACGACACCGCCAACCGGCTCGACGAGGCGAAGCTGCGCAGTGAAGGCCTGGAACCCTCCCCGCTCTACGGGGAGCTGAAAAGGGGCCTGACCGTCACCGCCGGGGGGCGGGTCTACGAACCGCAGGCGTATATGCTGGAGCCGTTCCGGGGACGCTCACTCCTTATCGCCGGGGACAATGCGGAGCCTTCCGTACTGGGCGCGGCGCTGGAGGGGCTCGACCTGCTCGTGCACGAATGCACCTACACGCAGGCGATCTACGACAGTCTCGTCGAAAAACAGCTGCACACGACGGCCCGCGATCTTGGGCGCGCGGCGGGCGCTGCCGGCGTCGGCGCGCTCATCGCGACGCACATCAGCCCCCGCTTCGGCAGGGGCGGTCCCCATGAACTAAGCGAAATAGAGCAGGAGATCCGCTCAGCCTATGACGGCCCCTTGTTCATTGCCGAGGATTTCGACGTGTTCCGTCTTGGGCGGGACAGGAGGATAGAGCGGGAGTGATCAGGGGATCGGCGGCGGGGTGCGCTCCTCGCCGATATGGGCGTAGCTCTTGCCGATACGGGCGATGGGGTCGAAGGTGATCGTCATGCGCTCTTTGTCCGTGATGCAGACATCGTCGACGAACTGCGCCTTGATCTCGACGATGAGCGGGATCGTCTTGCTCTCCCCCAGGTCGACTTCGCTGTAAAAGTCGCAGAAAAAGGCGACGGGGGCACCTTCGATCATCGGCGGGTATTCCGGCACGGGGCGCGTATGGGGAATGGCGAACTGCTCCGCTTCGCTGACGTGGGCCTCGAGCTCCTTGGAGGAGAAATGCAGGTGCTCGAGCTGAGCTTCCGAGGCGATACAGACGGTGCACTTCTGCGTTTCGCGCAGGTTGCGCAGGGTGTCCTTGGGCGTGCCGTCGCTTTTGTGGCCGACAGAGAAGAGCATCGTCGGTGGGTTGGAGGAGAGGCCGGTGAAGTAGCTGAAGGGTGCCACGTTTACGACGCCGCTGCTCTCGGTGACGACCCAGGCGATCGGGCGGGGGATGATGGTCTGCGACATCAGTTTGTAGATGTCCCCGGCGTTGACAGCGTCATAGCTTACGAGCATCGGAGTCTCCTTTGGCGGTGGATTCGCGCAGAAAGGCGCGGATGGCCTTTTTGAATTGTACAGCATCTTCCTTGGCCGTGCCGTACTGCAGCCGGTGATAGAGGCGGTCGACCTCGGTCA contains:
- a CDS encoding DUF4492 domain-containing protein, with product MKLSAIYRFYRDGFSAMRLGRTLWTVVAVKLLILFGVIKLLFFNDTLQSRFDSDEARQEYVSRQLTGTP
- a CDS encoding NifB/NifX family molybdenum-iron cluster-binding protein gives rise to the protein MKIVFPTDEDMGFLSRRGAHFGKAKYYTLVTVENNRIMDVEGIVNPGHDAGGCGNAVANIMALHPDALVVSGIGGSPAKGFEQAGLTVYVDRESPTVRDSVERLMRNALGALGGKGTCSTH
- a CDS encoding zinc-dependent peptidase is translated as MTYPLALLSIFFLLFVLWASIVYVRARRRNRLLETLRTMPFPEEWRRYLERTVHYPQLSEEERRRIERAVLRFVYTKPFSGVGLEVTEEMKAVIAFYACMIVRHRPESYDYPTLEGIIIYADGFLVDEYHEHGGIVSEQRAVLDGQSSHDTVVLAWPDVEAEAYHPSEYNVVIHEFAHLLDFEDGLTDGVPLLPKESAPKWEHVMAREFKHLAAATEHGHLNEKQQLLGTYAATDMAEFFAVASERYFMQPDAFEQHYPELYTLFSAYYG
- a CDS encoding rhodanese-like domain-containing protein, whose product is MRKTVISLIALSALAASAFAYDAAKAAEFDGFFSHMTHKACANSTLFVKADDVMKMLREAKPMLLLDIRTEGEASVVGLGTAGSRHVPVEHLFEKTNLDALPTDRPIILVCYSGTRATMAAMGLKMIGIKNVQVLKGGIVALATSDTTKNAPIKESK
- a CDS encoding NifB/NifX family molybdenum-iron cluster-binding protein is translated as MKIAIPVEGENLKIVKRTGQAPYYALFDDTVFERIVEAPQSGHAHDDHLDHHDHEDHDGHHGHHHAEDEEHIKGHGKSLSNLAGVEMMLVRMIGTHMKEAVDRAGITVKKIREKHGETADEAVKNYLEEKAA
- a CDS encoding DUF434 domain-containing protein — translated: MRKHRGLAPEDTLFFDPKRLAVLRQAVGDLSWLLQRGYSTKAALVLVGNHFQLVERERLAIVHTAGDGAPRHSPLAFETLRGKALCIDGFNLLITLETALGGGIILIGTDGCYRDIANIHGAYALRAETEEAITVAATALKEAGVAEVLWLFDRPVSNSGRVAALVNDTAHRLSVPMEALTADEVDAKVKRCGGVAVTADSEILASGVAWFDLAGWIIRTRIPDARLIDLRSPADA
- a CDS encoding rhodanese-like domain-containing protein, producing the protein MNENFNERLASIIANDVAKENLGHIDLHKARELLMDAGAVLFDVRPPAKVEGENAQEAGIKNAHYTPYPAFAASLDLLPEDKTTPIITACVKGWFGNRVMAYLEMMGYANVYILDTSVTALIEAHYAHSGR
- a CDS encoding cytochrome ubiquinol oxidase subunit I — encoded protein: MLYETAASVDWARAQFALTAIYHFLFVPLTLGLSFIVAIMETLYVRTNDPQWKRATKFWMTLFAINFAVGVATGLIMEFEFGTNWANYSWFVGDIFGAPLAVEGILAFFMESTFFAVMFFGWEKVSKGFHLLSTWLVAVGSNLSALWILVANGWMQYPVGMAFNPDTARNEMASFWDVILSPVAMSKFLHTISSGYVIAGLFVVGISGWYLLKNRDVLIAKRSMVVGASFGLLVSLFLALSGDESAYNVAQKQPVKLAAMEGLYKGETRAGIIAFGILNIDKELGDDRHEFYGDIEIPYALSFLGYHDIDAFVPGLDDLVYGNEKHGIEPAQARIERGKTAVAAFKEYKAAVKAGDDTAAAEARTVLEANIADFGYGYLEKPEDIVPPIALTFYSFHVMVGLGSWFILLFLVLLYLTMANEITRFRKLLWLAIWSIPLGYIAAEAGWIVAEVGRQPWAVQDLLPVGIAMTDISSSSVQTTFWMFAALFTALLVAEIKIMLRQIKIGPDGGHH
- the cydB gene encoding cytochrome d ubiquinol oxidase subunit II, with translation MFEQLTLLQLQQYWWIIISLLGGLFVYIMFIQGGQTLLSQLSDNETEKTMLVNSLGRKWELGFTTLVLFGGALFAAFPLFYATSFGGAYWVWMVILFCFIIQAVSYEYRKKPDNVLGQKTYEAFLYINGSLGVVLLGIAISTFFSGADFALDESNFVHWQGAARGLEALLNPMNYLLGFALLFLVRIAAGMYFISSIDHAPIEAKARMMIKRNIVWFLPFFLGFVAWVFLKDGFAYDAATKTVSMVPHKYFWNFIEMPVVGIMFLAGVVMVLLSVFNTVFRGKGCCAWTNGVGIVLTVMAVLLAVGFNGTAFYPSTHDIQHSLTIENASGSHYTLTVMSYVSLMVPFVLAYIAYAWRQMDRVKITEEEITAPDAHNY
- a CDS encoding MBL fold metallo-hydrolase, yielding MKLTFLGTSAGKPTKERNVTALALQMEQEPQWYLFDCGEGTQHQLLRTRPSVGKLAAIFITHMHGDHIFGLPGLLASKRMDRAFRPLRIYGPKGIAAFINCFTDTDADYLGYDLQIIEYTPGDQFIFERFRVTVMPLVHSIESHGFLVKENDTANRLDEAKLRSEGLEPSPLYGELKRGLTVTAGGRVYEPQAYMLEPFRGRSLLIAGDNAEPSVLGAALEGLDLLVHECTYTQAIYDSLVEKQLHTTARDLGRAAGAAGVGALIATHISPRFGRGGPHELSEIEQEIRSAYDGPLFIAEDFDVFRLGRDRRIERE
- a CDS encoding flavin reductase family protein translates to MLVSYDAVNAGDIYKLMSQTIIPRPIAWVVTESSGVVNVAPFSYFTGLSSNPPTMLFSVGHKSDGTPKDTLRNLRETQKCTVCIASEAQLEHLHFSSKELEAHVSEAEQFAIPHTRPVPEYPPMIEGAPVAFFCDFYSEVDLGESKTIPLIVEIKAQFVDDVCITDKERMTITFDPIARIGKSYAHIGEERTPPPIP